One uncultured Caproiciproducens sp. DNA segment encodes these proteins:
- the mfd gene encoding transcription-repair coupling factor → MKFLTNAISSLKEFQDLEAAVKTAALPVAVTGLSGIHKANIIYSLCVKLKRRAFVVAGDENEAQRLCDDLSAMGMTPLFYPVRDFNFRDTAGSSHEYEHQRLQVLEQTLGGGCDAVVCCMDAALQYTIPPQELQNRTVTLKAGQPVSMQQVLNALAACGYERAVQVDGTGQFSQRGGILDIFTPDAPNPARVEFWGDEIDTISLFDLETQRRTETVEQLVVAPAVEALIENPQLLAERIMKHASTLRGKAAPAAKTVLTEQSEKLQNGVHIGCADKYISMLYSTTATLFDYMEPETLLFVSEPVKSKERMRSTLWQWGEDVKDLLAEGTLCRGLDTFSGDWPYALDLFERRGAVYLDTFVRGSYETPVRTLINLTARQLSVWGGSTQLLSEDVQNMMATKWACVVLAGSERSALTTAADLQAAGLPAGYVENPETIQRGTVVVTTGALSAGLEYPGAFFGLITHGRLISTPSKKTKRSKNSQEIYSLAELTPGDYVVHASHGIGVFEGIHKLDMHGIVKDYIKVRYAKNDTLYVPVTQLDMVSKYIGPREDTNVKLHRLGGVEWQKAKARVRAAVKDMAKELMKLYAERMQAQGHAFPQDNEWQHDFEAHFEYDETEGQLRCIDEIKSDMEQEAPMDRLLCGDVGFGKTEVALRAAFKCITDSKQCAMLVPTTILAWQHYQTITKRMEGFPIKIELLSRFRTPKQQDEILRRLKRGEIDMVVGTHRLVSKDVKFRDLGLVVIDEEQRFGVAQKEKLKALCKNVDILTLSATPIPRTLNMALSGIRDMSLIEEAPHDRHPVQTYVLEHDSGLIAEAIRRELRRGGQVYYLHNDVASIERTASRLQAQVPEARIGFGHGKMSEQELSEVWRRLIEHEIDVLVCTTIIETGVDVPNANTLIIENADRMGLSQLHQIRGRVGRSSRRAYAYLTFTPNKVLTEIAQKRLSAIREFTEFGSGFKIAMRDLEIRGAGNILGGEQHGHMEAVGYDMYLHLLAEAISREKGETPPEYDQECLVDMQIQAHIPESYIGNLSQRLEIYRRIADIRTRDDALDVTDELIDRFGEPPESVNGLIEVALLRNLASQLGIYEIKQQNDVLLLYKTKIDMKQVGSLISSMRSRVMLNAGAKPYISVKIMPGATPLDTLTEILGAIQE, encoded by the coding sequence ATGAAATTTCTCACCAATGCCATCAGCAGCCTCAAGGAGTTTCAGGACCTTGAAGCCGCTGTGAAAACCGCCGCGCTTCCCGTGGCAGTTACCGGACTTTCCGGTATCCATAAAGCAAATATCATCTATTCGCTCTGCGTAAAATTAAAACGCAGGGCTTTTGTTGTTGCCGGTGATGAAAACGAGGCGCAGCGCCTATGCGATGATTTAAGTGCGATGGGCATGACCCCGCTGTTTTATCCTGTGCGCGACTTCAATTTTCGTGACACGGCGGGCAGCAGCCATGAATATGAGCACCAGCGCCTGCAGGTGCTCGAACAGACGCTCGGCGGCGGATGCGACGCGGTTGTGTGCTGTATGGACGCAGCGCTGCAATACACAATTCCGCCCCAGGAACTGCAAAACCGAACCGTTACTCTGAAAGCGGGGCAGCCCGTTTCCATGCAGCAGGTGCTGAACGCCCTTGCCGCATGCGGATATGAGCGCGCTGTTCAGGTGGACGGAACCGGTCAGTTTTCCCAGCGCGGCGGTATTTTGGACATTTTTACGCCCGACGCGCCGAACCCGGCGAGAGTGGAATTCTGGGGCGATGAAATCGACACGATCTCGCTGTTTGACCTCGAAACCCAGCGCCGCACGGAAACAGTGGAACAGCTTGTCGTCGCGCCCGCGGTGGAAGCTTTGATTGAGAATCCGCAGCTTCTCGCTGAAAGAATAATGAAGCACGCGTCCACCCTGCGCGGAAAAGCCGCGCCCGCCGCAAAAACTGTTTTGACGGAACAGTCCGAAAAGCTGCAAAACGGCGTACACATCGGCTGTGCGGATAAATATATTTCCATGCTGTATAGCACTACGGCGACCCTGTTTGACTACATGGAACCCGAGACCCTGCTTTTTGTCAGCGAGCCCGTTAAATCAAAGGAGCGGATGAGAAGTACGCTCTGGCAGTGGGGCGAGGATGTAAAGGATCTTCTGGCGGAGGGCACGCTCTGCCGCGGACTGGACACCTTCAGCGGAGACTGGCCGTACGCGCTGGATTTATTTGAGCGTCGCGGCGCCGTTTATCTGGACACCTTTGTGCGCGGCAGCTACGAAACGCCGGTGCGCACCCTCATCAACCTGACCGCGCGCCAGCTTTCCGTCTGGGGCGGCAGCACCCAGCTTTTGAGTGAAGACGTGCAGAACATGATGGCGACCAAATGGGCGTGCGTCGTGCTCGCAGGCAGCGAGCGAAGTGCGCTGACCACCGCCGCCGACCTTCAGGCGGCCGGACTTCCTGCCGGCTATGTGGAAAATCCGGAAACCATCCAGCGGGGAACCGTCGTGGTCACCACCGGCGCGCTTTCGGCCGGACTGGAATACCCGGGTGCCTTTTTCGGTTTAATCACCCATGGCCGCCTGATCTCGACCCCCTCCAAAAAGACCAAGCGCAGCAAAAACAGTCAGGAAATTTACAGCCTTGCAGAACTGACGCCCGGGGACTATGTGGTGCACGCATCGCACGGCATCGGCGTGTTTGAAGGAATTCACAAGCTTGACATGCACGGCATTGTCAAGGATTATATCAAGGTTCGATATGCGAAAAACGATACGCTGTATGTTCCCGTTACGCAATTGGACATGGTCTCCAAATATATCGGTCCGCGCGAGGACACGAACGTCAAGCTGCACCGCCTGGGCGGCGTGGAATGGCAGAAGGCCAAGGCAAGAGTTCGCGCGGCGGTCAAGGATATGGCGAAGGAGCTCATGAAGCTTTACGCCGAACGCATGCAGGCACAGGGACATGCATTCCCGCAGGACAACGAATGGCAGCATGACTTTGAAGCGCATTTCGAGTATGACGAAACAGAGGGACAGCTGCGCTGCATCGACGAAATCAAGAGCGATATGGAGCAGGAAGCGCCAATGGACCGCCTGCTCTGCGGCGACGTAGGCTTTGGAAAAACCGAGGTCGCCCTGCGCGCCGCGTTCAAATGCATTACGGATTCCAAGCAGTGCGCTATGCTTGTTCCGACCACCATTCTCGCCTGGCAGCATTATCAGACCATCACCAAACGCATGGAGGGCTTCCCGATTAAAATCGAACTGCTTTCGCGTTTTCGAACGCCGAAGCAGCAGGACGAGATTCTGCGCCGTTTAAAGCGCGGAGAAATCGACATGGTTGTCGGCACACACCGCCTGGTTTCAAAGGATGTAAAATTCCGCGATCTGGGCCTTGTCGTCATCGACGAAGAACAGCGTTTCGGCGTGGCACAAAAAGAAAAGCTGAAAGCGCTGTGCAAAAACGTGGATATCCTCACTCTTTCGGCAACGCCGATTCCGCGAACGCTGAACATGGCGCTTTCCGGCATCCGCGACATGAGCCTGATTGAGGAGGCACCGCATGACCGTCATCCGGTACAAACCTATGTGCTTGAGCACGACAGCGGCCTGATTGCCGAAGCCATCCGGCGCGAACTTCGGCGCGGCGGCCAGGTTTACTACCTGCACAACGACGTGGCAAGCATCGAGCGCACTGCGTCCCGTCTTCAGGCACAGGTTCCCGAAGCGCGCATCGGCTTTGGACACGGAAAAATGAGTGAACAGGAGCTTTCCGAGGTCTGGCGCCGTCTGATTGAACACGAAATCGACGTGCTTGTCTGTACGACCATTATTGAAACCGGTGTGGATGTTCCGAACGCCAATACGCTGATTATTGAAAACGCCGACCGGATGGGGCTTTCGCAGCTCCATCAGATCCGCGGCCGCGTGGGGCGTTCCAGCCGCCGCGCTTACGCGTACCTCACCTTTACGCCCAATAAGGTGCTGACAGAAATCGCCCAGAAGCGGCTTTCCGCCATCCGTGAGTTCACCGAGTTCGGCTCCGGCTTTAAAATCGCCATGCGCGACCTTGAAATCCGCGGCGCCGGCAACATTCTGGGCGGCGAACAGCACGGCCATATGGAAGCGGTGGGCTACGACATGTATCTGCACCTGCTCGCCGAGGCGATCAGCCGCGAAAAGGGCGAAACTCCGCCGGAGTACGACCAGGAATGCCTTGTGGATATGCAGATTCAGGCGCATATTCCGGAAAGCTACATCGGGAACCTCAGCCAAAGGCTTGAAATTTACCGCCGTATCGCGGATATCCGCACCCGCGACGATGCGCTCGACGTGACCGACGAGCTGATTGACCGCTTTGGCGAGCCGCCGGAAAGCGTAAACGGTCTGATTGAGGTCGCGCTTCTGCGCAATCTGGCTTCTCAGCTCGGGATCTATGAAATCAAACAGCAGAACGACGTTCTGCTCCTTTATAAGACAAAAATCGACATGAAACAGGTTGGTTCGCTGATTTCGTCCATGCGTTCCCGCGTGATGCTGAATGCCGGAGCAAAGCCGTACATCAGCGTAAAGATCATGCCGGGCGCCACTCCGCTGGACACGCTGACCGAAATTCTGGGCGCGATTCAAGAATAA
- a CDS encoding sugar phosphate nucleotidyltransferase — translation MPEECCAVILAAGEGKRMKSNRPKVLSPVLFKPMLQWVIDSAHGAGVSNICVVTGYMHEEVEQYLSDLNKAETCAVISYVLQPERKGTGHAVMMTERFLCGHRGENVLILNGDAPFVGSQVIGEALKDHVENGNAATVISAVLDDPAGYGRIVRDPQTHLIRAIVEQKDADFTTLAVCEINSGAYWFRVDDLLDILTKIQNNNAQGEYYLTDAVKLLIECGKKAAAHTTSEPNAVLGANDCLQLNALNSIARDEILARHMRNGIEIPCRDGVMIGPDVIIGSDTCILPGTILRGATVIGCGCTVGPHSFLSDCRVGDGVLLNSVQCEKSIIESNQAVAPFSVISQNIVRQ, via the coding sequence ATGCCAGAAGAATGCTGTGCAGTAATACTTGCCGCCGGCGAGGGAAAGCGGATGAAGTCCAACCGTCCCAAAGTGCTTTCACCGGTGCTTTTTAAGCCGATGCTTCAATGGGTAATTGATTCCGCACACGGCGCGGGGGTTTCCAATATCTGTGTCGTAACCGGCTATATGCACGAAGAGGTCGAGCAATATCTTTCCGACTTAAACAAGGCGGAAACCTGTGCCGTGATTTCCTACGTTCTTCAGCCGGAGCGCAAGGGTACCGGTCACGCCGTTATGATGACGGAGCGTTTTCTTTGCGGCCACCGCGGAGAAAATGTTTTGATTTTAAATGGAGACGCGCCGTTTGTCGGTTCGCAGGTAATCGGCGAAGCGTTAAAAGACCACGTTGAAAACGGCAACGCGGCCACGGTCATTTCTGCGGTTTTAGATGATCCGGCCGGTTACGGCCGTATTGTACGCGATCCTCAGACGCATCTGATCCGCGCGATCGTGGAACAGAAGGATGCGGACTTTACAACGCTTGCCGTGTGCGAAATCAATTCGGGAGCTTACTGGTTCAGAGTGGACGATTTGCTGGATATACTGACCAAGATACAAAACAACAACGCACAGGGTGAATATTATCTGACCGACGCGGTCAAACTGCTGATTGAATGCGGGAAAAAGGCCGCGGCCCACACCACGAGTGAGCCAAACGCCGTACTGGGTGCAAACGACTGTCTTCAGCTCAACGCACTGAACTCCATCGCACGCGACGAAATTCTCGCCCGACATATGCGCAATGGAATTGAAATTCCCTGCCGCGACGGCGTCATGATAGGCCCGGATGTTATCATCGGCAGCGATACCTGTATTTTACCCGGCACCATTTTGCGCGGAGCAACCGTTATCGGCTGCGGGTGCACGGTGGGGCCGCATTCTTTTTTATCGGACTGCCGTGTGGGCGACGGTGTGCTGCTGAATTCCGTCCAGTGCGAAAAAAGTATAATTGAGTCAAACCAGGCGGTTGCGCCTTTTTCAGTTATTAGTCAAAATATAGTGAGACAATAG
- the ppdK gene encoding pyruvate, phosphate dikinase, whose translation MSHKYVYLFSEGNGKMRELLGGKGANLAEMTVLGMPVPQGFTISTEACTQYYEDGREINADIQAEIYAYLEKMEKICSKKFADPENPLLVSVRSGARASMPGMMDTILNLGLNDTVVEGLAKLTNSPRFAYDSYRRFVQMFSDVVMELSKTEFEKIIEAKKQEKGVKMDTELDADDLKDLVKKFKAFYKAQKGEDFPTDPKIQLMEAVKAVFRSWDNPRANVYRRMNEIPYNWGTAVSVQSMVFGNSGNNSGTGVAFTRNPATGEKALFGEYLINAQGEDVVAGIRTPSPISHLQQDMPEVYNQFAEIATKLEKHFTDMQDMEFTIENGKLYMLQTRNGKRTAAAALKVAVDLVDEKMITEEEAVLRVEPKQLDSLLHPQFDATAIKNAKAIGKGLAASPGAACGRVVFSAEDAKEWHEKGEKIVLVRLETSPEDIEGMAVAQGILTVRGGMTSHAAVVARGMGTCCVSGCGEIVVNYDAKKFTLAGKTIKEGDYISIDGSTGNIYAEAIPTTAATISGDFNRFMKWADDFRTLEVYTNADTPKDAQQGRDFGAQGIGLCRTEHMFFEGQRIKAMREMIVAKTTAEREKALTKLIPFQQGDFEGLYEVMEGRPVIIRFLDPPLHEFLPTKEEDIKEIAGELSITVEDLKNVIASLHEFNPMMGHRGCRLAVSYPEIARMQTTAVINAAIAVNKKHPEFNTEPRIMIPLVGEVKELKFVKDIVTETADEIIKDAGIALKYQVGTMIEIPRAALTADEIAKEAEFFSFGTNDLTQMTFGFSRDDAGKFLNYYYENKIYESDPFAHLDQNGVGKLVKMSVELGRKTRPDIHLGICGEHGGDPTSVEFCHKIGLNYVSCSPFRVPIARLAAAQAAVKEKRAK comes from the coding sequence ATGAGCCACAAGTACGTTTACCTTTTCTCTGAAGGCAATGGCAAAATGAGAGAGCTTCTCGGAGGTAAAGGCGCCAATTTAGCCGAGATGACTGTTCTTGGTATGCCTGTTCCTCAGGGCTTTACGATTTCGACCGAGGCATGTACACAATATTATGAGGATGGCCGCGAAATTAACGCTGACATTCAGGCTGAAATTTATGCATATCTTGAGAAAATGGAAAAGATCTGCAGCAAAAAATTTGCTGATCCGGAAAATCCGCTCCTCGTTTCCGTGCGTTCCGGCGCCCGCGCGTCTATGCCCGGCATGATGGATACAATTTTGAACCTCGGTCTTAACGATACGGTTGTCGAGGGACTTGCAAAGCTGACAAACAGTCCGCGTTTCGCGTATGACTCTTACCGCCGCTTTGTGCAGATGTTCTCCGACGTTGTTATGGAGCTTTCCAAAACAGAGTTCGAGAAAATTATTGAAGCAAAGAAACAGGAAAAAGGCGTTAAGATGGATACCGAACTTGACGCGGACGATTTGAAGGATCTTGTTAAAAAATTCAAGGCTTTCTATAAAGCGCAAAAGGGTGAGGATTTCCCGACCGACCCGAAGATCCAGCTGATGGAAGCGGTCAAAGCCGTATTCCGTTCCTGGGACAACCCCCGCGCGAATGTATACCGCCGCATGAATGAAATTCCTTACAACTGGGGCACTGCCGTCAGCGTACAGTCGATGGTATTCGGCAACTCCGGCAATAACTCCGGCACAGGCGTTGCGTTTACCCGTAACCCCGCAACCGGCGAAAAGGCACTGTTCGGCGAATATCTCATCAACGCACAGGGCGAAGATGTGGTTGCGGGTATCCGCACGCCTTCTCCGATCAGCCACTTACAGCAGGACATGCCCGAAGTATACAATCAGTTTGCAGAAATTGCAACGAAGCTTGAAAAGCATTTTACCGATATGCAGGACATGGAGTTCACCATTGAAAACGGCAAGCTCTACATGCTGCAGACCAGAAACGGCAAGAGAACCGCAGCCGCCGCATTGAAAGTAGCTGTTGACCTTGTTGACGAAAAGATGATCACCGAAGAAGAAGCGGTTTTAAGAGTTGAGCCGAAGCAGCTTGATTCCCTGCTTCATCCTCAGTTTGACGCAACCGCAATTAAAAACGCCAAGGCAATCGGCAAGGGCCTCGCGGCTTCTCCGGGTGCTGCATGCGGCAGAGTGGTCTTTTCCGCCGAAGATGCAAAAGAATGGCACGAAAAGGGCGAGAAAATCGTTCTTGTTCGGTTGGAAACCTCTCCCGAGGATATTGAAGGGATGGCAGTTGCACAGGGCATTCTCACCGTTCGCGGCGGCATGACCTCCCACGCGGCTGTTGTTGCACGCGGCATGGGCACCTGCTGTGTATCCGGTTGCGGCGAAATTGTTGTTAACTACGATGCAAAGAAATTCACCCTTGCGGGCAAAACCATTAAAGAGGGCGACTATATTTCCATCGACGGTTCCACCGGCAATATTTATGCGGAGGCAATCCCGACCACGGCGGCTACCATTTCAGGCGATTTCAACCGCTTCATGAAGTGGGCCGACGATTTCCGCACATTGGAAGTTTACACCAATGCGGATACACCGAAGGACGCTCAGCAGGGCAGAGATTTCGGCGCGCAGGGCATCGGCCTTTGCCGTACCGAGCACATGTTCTTTGAAGGCCAGCGCATTAAGGCAATGCGTGAAATGATTGTTGCAAAAACAACCGCAGAGCGCGAAAAAGCACTTACCAAACTGATTCCTTTCCAGCAGGGCGACTTTGAAGGCCTGTATGAAGTGATGGAAGGCCGTCCGGTCATCATCCGCTTCCTTGACCCGCCCCTCCATGAGTTCCTGCCGACGAAAGAAGAAGATATTAAGGAGATCGCCGGTGAGCTGAGCATTACCGTTGAAGACCTTAAAAATGTAATTGCAAGCCTGCACGAGTTCAACCCTATGATGGGTCACCGCGGCTGCCGTCTTGCCGTTTCCTATCCGGAAATTGCAAGAATGCAGACCACAGCAGTCATCAACGCGGCAATTGCAGTCAATAAAAAGCATCCTGAGTTCAACACGGAGCCCCGCATCATGATTCCTCTTGTGGGCGAAGTAAAAGAGCTCAAGTTTGTTAAGGATATTGTTACGGAAACAGCGGATGAAATTATTAAGGATGCGGGAATTGCACTGAAGTATCAGGTTGGTACCATGATCGAAATTCCACGCGCAGCCTTAACCGCGGATGAAATTGCCAAAGAAGCCGAGTTCTTCAGCTTCGGCACGAACGACCTGACCCAAATGACCTTTGGCTTCAGCCGCGACGATGCCGGCAAGTTCCTCAACTACTACTATGAGAATAAGATTTACGAGTCCGACCCGTTTGCTCACCTTGACCAGAACGGCGTTGGCAAGCTGGTTAAGATGTCTGTTGAGCTTGGCCGCAAGACCAGACCTGACATTCACCTCGGCATCTGCGGCGAACACGGCGGCGACCCGACTTCCGTCGAATTCTGCCACAAGATTGGCCTCAACTATGTATCCTGCTCACCGTTCCGCGTGCCGATTGCACGTTTGGCCGCTGCACAGGCTGCTGTTAAAGAAAAGAGAGCCAAATAA
- the pth gene encoding aminoacyl-tRNA hydrolase, whose amino-acid sequence MFKNIFARSAEPAGPVEFIIAGLGNPGSKYEGTRHNAGFMALDYIAEKAGARVDRIRFKGLTGTARIGGKKVLLLKPSTYMNLSGQSVTEAMNFYKLPPEKVIVLFDDVSLEPGCMRIRLKGSDGGQNGMKNIIYLSGSDQFPRIKIGTGAKPNPQWNLADWVLSKFTDADKKVLYEAIDHANSSIALMVQGNAAEAMNKYNS is encoded by the coding sequence ATGTTTAAAAATATATTTGCAAGAAGCGCCGAACCGGCCGGTCCGGTAGAATTTATTATTGCGGGCCTGGGCAATCCCGGCAGCAAATACGAAGGCACGCGCCACAACGCGGGCTTTATGGCCCTTGACTATATTGCGGAAAAGGCCGGTGCGCGGGTTGACCGCATCCGTTTCAAGGGCTTAACCGGCACCGCGCGAATCGGCGGAAAAAAAGTTCTTTTGCTGAAGCCGTCCACGTATATGAATTTAAGCGGGCAAAGTGTCACCGAAGCCATGAATTTCTATAAACTCCCGCCTGAAAAAGTGATTGTTCTTTTCGACGACGTGTCCCTTGAGCCGGGCTGCATGAGAATCCGTTTAAAGGGCAGCGACGGCGGCCAGAACGGCATGAAAAACATCATTTATCTCAGCGGAAGCGACCAGTTCCCGCGCATCAAAATCGGTACGGGCGCGAAGCCGAATCCTCAGTGGAATTTGGCGGACTGGGTGCTTTCCAAATTCACAGATGCAGATAAAAAGGTGCTTTATGAGGCAATTGACCACGCGAATTCCTCCATTGCGCTCATGGTGCAGGGCAATGCCGCCGAAGCGATGAACAAATATAATTCATAA
- a CDS encoding ribose-phosphate pyrophosphokinase: protein MNFHGKDIKIFAANANQRVAKQISECLGLPMGKSDVSTFSDGEISLSLFESVRGSDCFIVQSTCAPVNNNLMELLIMIDAMKRASAARITAVMPYFGYARQDRKAKARDPISAKLCADLITTAGADRVLTMDLHAPQIQGFFNIPVDHLLGAPILSSFLKERIGDDTDSYVIVSPDLGSVTRARNFAARIGCPLAIVDKRRQKANVCEVMNIIGDVKNKKVILVDDMIDTAGTLCNAASAIMEKGAKEVTACATHAVLSGPAIDRIKASSLKELVLLDTVPLAPEKLLDNFTILPVAPLFAEAIERIYEDKPVSPMFV from the coding sequence ATGAATTTTCATGGCAAGGATATCAAAATTTTTGCTGCCAATGCCAATCAGCGTGTAGCAAAACAGATTTCGGAGTGTTTGGGCCTTCCAATGGGCAAGAGCGATGTGTCGACCTTCAGCGACGGTGAAATTTCTCTTTCGCTTTTTGAATCGGTACGCGGCTCGGACTGCTTTATCGTTCAGTCCACCTGCGCCCCCGTCAACAACAACCTGATGGAGCTGCTCATTATGATTGACGCGATGAAACGCGCTTCCGCGGCACGCATCACCGCAGTCATGCCTTACTTCGGCTACGCGCGTCAGGACCGTAAGGCCAAAGCCCGCGACCCCATTTCAGCGAAGCTCTGCGCCGACCTGATTACGACCGCCGGGGCTGACCGTGTGCTGACGATGGACCTGCACGCCCCCCAAATTCAGGGTTTCTTCAATATCCCCGTGGATCATCTTCTCGGCGCGCCGATTCTTTCCTCTTTTTTGAAGGAGCGCATCGGTGACGACACCGACAGCTATGTGATTGTTTCCCCCGATCTGGGCTCCGTTACCCGCGCGCGCAATTTCGCGGCCCGTATCGGCTGCCCTCTCGCAATTGTGGACAAGCGCCGCCAAAAAGCGAACGTGTGCGAGGTCATGAACATCATCGGTGATGTCAAAAACAAAAAGGTTATTCTTGTCGACGATATGATCGACACTGCGGGAACACTCTGCAACGCCGCCAGCGCGATTATGGAAAAAGGCGCCAAGGAAGTCACTGCCTGTGCAACACACGCCGTCCTTTCCGGCCCGGCAATCGACCGCATCAAGGCAAGCTCCCTCAAGGAACTGGTACTGCTTGATACCGTCCCGCTTGCGCCGGAAAAGCTGCTTGACAACTTTACCATTCTGCCTGTGGCGCCGCTTTTTGCCGAAGCAATTGAGCGGATTTATGAGGACAAACCTGTTTCCCCCATGTTTGTCTGA
- a CDS encoding peptidylprolyl isomerase, giving the protein MLKLSKKIVAAVLAFAMLAGVTACKSDNSWAMKNDSLTTPIGVYVYYLYSAYQTAQGTVTDTTKPVLEQKVDGKDAVTYIKDKALTDTKMLFLINDKMKELSITLTADETKAISSETDTQWAQASTTLEKFGVSKASFNLAYSDYYTKYQKVFTALYGKGGKKEVSDADLKTYFEKNYTDFSYFLKPLYNTDTTGNTVPLTDAETAAAKKELDGYAADVKAGKKTMQQAADAYKTSSKQTTEQLQSATEILNASSGYPADFITLLSSMKAGEVKAAEVSGVYLVIMKNDVSKKTATQLATESTRSSVLAQMKGTEYSDDMDKAAAAYTNVILNQKALDSYKPSMFVTATSSAAATASTASAAASTASK; this is encoded by the coding sequence ATGTTAAAATTGTCGAAAAAGATTGTCGCCGCCGTGCTGGCATTTGCCATGCTGGCTGGCGTGACCGCGTGTAAAAGCGATAATAGCTGGGCTATGAAAAACGACAGCCTTACCACGCCGATCGGGGTATATGTCTATTATCTGTATTCCGCTTACCAGACTGCACAGGGCACTGTTACGGATACAACCAAGCCGGTTCTCGAGCAGAAAGTTGACGGGAAAGATGCTGTAACTTATATTAAGGATAAAGCGCTTACCGACACAAAAATGCTTTTCCTTATAAATGATAAGATGAAGGAACTGAGCATCACCCTCACCGCAGACGAGACTAAAGCCATCAGCTCCGAGACAGATACACAATGGGCGCAGGCCAGCACGACACTTGAAAAATTCGGCGTTTCAAAAGCGTCGTTCAATTTGGCGTATTCAGACTATTACACCAAATATCAGAAAGTATTCACCGCTCTTTACGGCAAAGGCGGCAAAAAAGAAGTCTCCGACGCCGATTTGAAAACGTATTTCGAAAAGAATTACACCGACTTCTCCTATTTCCTCAAGCCGCTTTACAACACGGACACCACCGGCAACACAGTCCCGCTGACAGACGCTGAAACTGCCGCCGCGAAAAAAGAATTAGACGGCTATGCGGCAGACGTCAAGGCGGGTAAAAAAACCATGCAGCAGGCGGCCGACGCTTATAAGACGTCTTCCAAACAAACCACCGAGCAGCTGCAGTCCGCCACCGAAATTCTTAACGCCAGTTCAGGCTATCCGGCTGACTTTATCACCCTGCTGAGTTCCATGAAAGCAGGTGAGGTCAAGGCGGCTGAGGTTTCAGGCGTCTATCTTGTGATTATGAAAAACGACGTTTCAAAAAAGACTGCAACTCAGCTTGCAACAGAGAGCACCCGCAGTTCCGTTCTTGCCCAGATGAAGGGTACGGAATATTCGGATGATATGGATAAGGCTGCCGCTGCCTACACCAATGTTATTCTCAACCAGAAGGCTCTTGACTCTTACAAACCCTCCATGTTTGTAACGGCAACCTCTTCTGCGGCCGCCACAGCCTCTACGGCTTCGGCAGCAGCAAGCACAGCTTCAAAATAA
- a CDS encoding type II CAAX endopeptidase family protein produces the protein MNDSPYYRYNPYYNVSPYVLAQNEKRDLRKISNALCWTLLAAMFLMTESMSVFRIYLEAVGYTQDYSHSGFGGFTPVLYYLASGSGYLVGLAVPVLVFFAARHVSLSNALPFQKTGFLKTAACVFFGSAVCMLANIPANAVVEVEKKFGFTGKMPNYPLTDEPMVLVLYFITIAIIPPLVEELIFRGMILHSLRKYGDSFAIVASAVLFGLYHGNFVQMVFAFIAGLVMALVVVRTNSLWTSILIHLFNNTISVAIEMTQRYGGDQMANVVNNAVVSVVLLLGIASLIYLMVKDRKFFRGDMINPLFRMPSKFSALFFNPGGVAMLIFSAATSVWILTQY, from the coding sequence ATGAATGATTCGCCTTACTACCGGTACAACCCTTATTACAATGTTTCCCCTTATGTACTGGCTCAAAATGAAAAGCGGGATTTAAGGAAAATTTCAAATGCGCTTTGCTGGACGCTGCTTGCCGCTATGTTTCTCATGACGGAATCTATGTCTGTCTTCCGCATATATCTGGAAGCCGTAGGCTATACACAGGACTATTCACACAGCGGCTTTGGCGGATTTACGCCGGTGCTTTATTACCTTGCGAGTGGCTCCGGCTACCTTGTCGGTTTGGCTGTCCCTGTTTTGGTGTTTTTTGCCGCAAGGCATGTTTCTTTGAGCAACGCACTTCCCTTTCAAAAAACCGGATTTTTAAAAACAGCCGCATGCGTCTTCTTTGGATCTGCAGTCTGTATGCTGGCGAATATACCGGCCAATGCGGTAGTCGAAGTTGAAAAAAAATTTGGTTTTACAGGGAAAATGCCGAATTATCCCCTTACGGATGAGCCTATGGTACTCGTTCTGTACTTTATTACCATCGCGATTATTCCGCCGCTTGTGGAAGAACTGATTTTTCGCGGCATGATTCTTCACAGTCTGAGAAAATATGGAGACAGCTTCGCCATTGTGGCCTCGGCAGTTCTGTTCGGACTGTACCACGGAAATTTTGTTCAGATGGTGTTTGCCTTTATCGCAGGCCTTGTGATGGCACTGGTTGTTGTGCGTACAAATTCACTATGGACATCTATTCTGATTCATTTATTCAACAATACGATCTCTGTCGCAATAGAAATGACGCAGCGTTACGGCGGCGACCAAATGGCGAATGTGGTCAATAACGCGGTGGTCAGTGTAGTGCTTTTATTGGGGATTGCTTCCCTGATTTATCTGATGGTGAAGGACAGAAAGTTTTTCCGAGGGGACATGATTAATCCCCTTTTTCGGATGCCGTCTAAATTCTCTGCCCTGTTTTTCAATCCGGGCGGCGTGGCAATGCTGATTTTTTCCGCCGCAACTTCCGTCTGGATTCTTACGCAATACTAA